A single window of Dermacentor albipictus isolate Rhodes 1998 colony chromosome 1, USDA_Dalb.pri_finalv2, whole genome shotgun sequence DNA harbors:
- the LOC135912493 gene encoding mediator of RNA polymerase II transcription subunit 15, which yields MSYPTAPGYQAYAAAVGQSYPFVNQGYQASGMQRQIPQQGYAAIQNALQAAALQQQQQQQQQQQQQQQRYAMANQGYSPNTTAAAYQTALALQQQQQEQQQQQQKQLQQQLQQQLQQQIQQQLQQQLQQQLQQQQLQQQYARQAQAYQNYTAQAYAMPQSTQTAYQQSPGYPGSRSYTGGQIGASGYPANGATNYSAGWTSAAATADKQTKSPWAAYQQATGAWPTRCQSPQNAEPGRQNYYYSTSYPSGSGYPSGYGISSVSTPGAYQVQNYGHQQPGVYQVQSRYPQGR from the exons ATGAGTTACCCGACGGCCCCAGGCTACCAGGCGTACGCCGCTGCCGTAGGGCAGAGCTATCCCTTTGTCAATCAGGGCTACCAAGCCTCGGGCATGCAGCGGCAGATACCGCAGCAGGGCTACGCGGCCATCCAGAATGCCCTGCAGGCGGCTGCCCttcaacaacagcagcagcagcagcagcagcagcagcaacaacaacagcggTACGCAATGGCAAATCAGGGATACTCCCCGAATACGACGGCTGCTGCCTACCAGACGGCCTTGGcgcttcagcagcagcagcaagaacaacagcagcagcaacagaagcagcttcagcagcagctgcagcaacaaCTGCAACAGCAAATTCAGCAACAGCTGCAGCAACAACTGCAGCAACAACTGCAGCAACAGCAACTGCAGCAGCAGTATGCTCGCCAGGCCCAGGCCTACCAGAACTACACGGCGCAGGCCTACGCCATGCCGCAGTCCACCCAGACGGCCTACCAGCAGTCGCCTGGCTACCCGGGTTCCAGAAGCTACACAGGTGGACAGATTGGGGCTTCGGGGTACCCGGCGAACGGAGCAACGAACTACTCGGCTGGCTGGACCAGCGCGGCTGCTACTGCTG ACAAGCAGACGAAAAGTCCATGGGCCGCTTACCAGCAGGCGACGGGGGCGTGGCCAACTCGGTGTCAATCACCGCAGAACGCCGAACCCGGTCGTCAAAATTACTACTACA GCACCAGCTACCCAAGCGGAAGCGGATACCCGTCAGGCTACGGCATTTCCAGCGTCTCCACTCCGGGCGCCTACCAGGTGCAGAACTACGGACACCAACAACCAGGCGTCTACCAAGTGCAGTCCCGCTATCCACAAGGTCGCTAG